A single Argentina anserina chromosome 7, drPotAnse1.1, whole genome shotgun sequence DNA region contains:
- the LOC126803940 gene encoding 1-aminocyclopropane-1-carboxylate synthase 1: protein MASNSLLSKIATNDGHGENLAYFDGWKAYDLNPFHPTQNPEGVIQMGLAENQLSIDVIQEWIMKNPQASVCTPEGVAEFKNVANFQDYHGFLDFRKAIANFMSKARGGRVKFDPDRVVMAGGATGANEMVMFCLADPGDAFLVPSPYYPAFYRDLGWRTGVKIVPVDCDSTNNFQITRAALEAAYEKARNNNINIKGLIITNPSNPLGTILDRASLTNLVKFVNDKNIHLVCDEIYAGTVFSSPKFTCVAEVMQDVKNCNRDLIHIVYSLSKDMGVPGLRVGIVYSYNDAVVNCARKMSSFGLVSSQTQHMLSAMLLDDEFVSNFLETSSKRLARRHMIFTTGLEEVGINCLKGNAGLFCWMDLRKLLKDRTFEAEMVLWRMIINEVKLNVSPGSSFRCVEPGWFRVCFANMDEHTVEVALKRIRAFVGVERKKMRINSADHQFVNSPRKSRLQKALRLSFSSAARRYEEVMSPRMMSPHSSMPHSPLLRAN from the exons ATGGCCTCAAATTCACTCTTGTCAAAGATTGCAACGAATGATGGACATGGCGAGAACTTGGCATACTTCGATGGATGGAAGGCGTACGACTTAAACCCATTTCACCCAACTCAGAACCCCGAGGGTGTTATTCAGATGGGTCTAGCAGAAAATCAG CTTTCTATCGACGTGATTCAAGAGTGGATCATGAAGAATCCACAGGCCTCCGTTTGCACTCCCGAAGGAGTTGCGGAGTTCAAAAATGTAGCCAACTTCCAAGACTATCATGGGTTTCTAGACTTCAGAAAG GCTATTGCTAACTTCATGTCAAAAGCGAGAGGAGGCAGAGTCAAATTTGATCCTGATCGTGTAGTCATGGCCGGTGGAGCCACCGGAGCTAATGAGATGGTCATGTTTTGCTTGGCTGATCCAGGAGATGCTTTCCTAGTTCCCTCTCCTTACTATCCGGC ATTCTACCGAGACTTGGGTTGGCGAACGGGAGTGAAAATTGTTCCGGTCGATTGTGATAGCACAAACAATTTCCAGATAACCAGAGCAGCACTTGAAGCAGCATATGAAAAGGCGCGaaacaacaacatcaacatAAAGGGCTTGATAATAACAAACCCTTCTAACCCATTGGGCACAATCTTAGACAGAGCATCACTCACTAACTTGGTAAAATTCGTCAATGACAAGAACATCCACTTGGTCTGCGACGAAATCTACGCAGGCACAGTGTTCAGCTCCCCCAAATTCACTTGCGTTGCAGAAGTCATGCAAGACGTGAAGAACTGCAACCGCGATTTGATCCACATTGTCTATAGCTTATCCAAGGACATGGGCGTACCTGGCTTAAGGGTTGGGATCGTTTACTCCTACAACGATGCCGTTGTGAACTGCGCTCGCAAGATGTCGAGTTTCGGGTTGGTCTCCTCCCAAACTCAACACATGCTTTCTGCCATGCTTCTGGACGATGAATTTGTCTCCAACTTCCTCGAGACCAGCTCTAAAAGGCTGGCGAGGAGGCACATGATTTTCACCACAGGGCTCGAAGAGGTAGGCATCAACTGCTTGAAAGGCAATGCCGGGCTGTTTTGCTGGATGGACTTGAGGAAGCTACTCAAAGACCGAACTTTCGAGGCGGAAATGGTGCTGTGGCGTATGATTATCAATGAAGTGAAGCTCAACGTTTCACCGGGGTCTTCTTTCCGTTGCGTGGAGCCTGGTTGGTTTAGGGTTTGCTTCGCAAACATGGACGAGCATACGGTTGAAGTTGCACTAAAGAGGATTCGAGCATTCGTGGGagtagaaagaaagaagatgagGATTAATAGTGCAGATCACCAATTTGTGAACAGTCCTAGGAAGAGTCGTTTGCAAAAAGCTCTCAGGCTTAGCTTTTCATCAGCAGCAAGAAGATATGAAGAGGTTATGTCCCCGCGTATGATGTCTCCTCATTCGTCAATGCCTCACTCGCCTCTACTTCGAGCAAATTAA